The following is a genomic window from Neodiprion pinetum isolate iyNeoPine1 chromosome 3, iyNeoPine1.2, whole genome shotgun sequence.
TCGCCGGCTATAGACACATAAAACACGAGAAGAAAGGAGATaaaagacgaaaaaataaagttagCCACGGTGCATGCATCAATtactgtacatacatacgtaacCGTTGCTGAGAACACAGCCGTCCTCTTCCACTTATTTGAGAACTCTGATAGCATTGCATTACCAcagcaagaaaaataaatgttgcCACACAAATTGACTAGTAGGAGTGGTAgcattgatataataataggaaacattgaaaatttgtttgctTTCTATCTCGAGAGTGCGCTGGTGGTGCGCTGCGTTAAAATTGTGTTACCAACAAACGTGAAGGAAAACTCAAAAGTTCTACTATCCTTTGGTTATTTCATCACCCAGCTCGATTCAAGTGGTAATACTTGCAATCTGTGTCGAATCAAGAATCCTGTCCTAAACTGTCCTAAAGCAGTGAGTGTCACCCCATTGCACTAATCTTCAGTCGAATGAGCCTCTAGTTTGAAATAGACAGGAATACTTAACTGAAATATTTTGCTGTTGTGTGGTTCGTAATGAAAGAGTAATGACTGGGTGTTCAGTTCGAGGATGTTCGAATTCCCGAGAAAAAGGTTTTCTAATGAAAACATTACCAACCGATCCAGATAGGAGAAGACTTTGGCTGACAGCTATCAATCGGCCTGCTCTTATGAAGAGTAAAGCACCTGCTTTATGTGAGGTATGcgaatgtatgtatgtgtatatctTTCCATCATACGACATTCAGTAAAAATATGTTACTGACTAGAACCATAGTCTTGTATACAAGACCGTGATCAGAACTGTATAAGCTGAAAGTATTTAGTTGCTTACAATAAAGTTAATGCATTCTGCCCCACAAATGCCAGGTACATTTTGACAATGATTGCTGGGAAATGCCGGGTGTTGGTGGGAAACGGAAGCTGAAAGATGATGCAATGCCAACCCTCTTCCTGAATTACGTTGGCAGAAAACAGCGTGATGATGTGCCAATTGTTACTCCACCTCCAAATTATGTATTCGAAGTAATGGTTCCCGACCTAATCATCCAAACAGACATGACCAGGGTGAACCAGCAACACGCAGTTATTACTCCATCTTCAAACTATGTATATGAAGTGATGGTTCCAGAACTAATCGTCAAGGCAGATGTGAACAAGTCGACAGAAGAACCAAAACCTAAAAGTTCAAACACAGATCACGAacattgtaataaattatatgaCAGATGCTACCAAAGATTGatgtacttaaaaaaaaaattaaaagcgtATCGAGCTGAAAATAAGCGGTTGCGAGCCTTGACTTGTGATGGAGATACGTGTAAAGGCATCCTGAATGATGCCGAGATagaaatacttgaaaaaagaTATAAGAGG
Proteins encoded in this region:
- the LOC124214966 gene encoding uncharacterized protein — protein: MTGCSVRGCSNSREKGFLMKTLPTDPDRRRLWLTAINRPALMKSKAPALCEVHFDNDCWEMPGVGGKRKLKDDAMPTLFLNYVGRKQRDDVPIVTPPPNYVFEVMVPDLIIQTDMTRVNQQHAVITPSSNYVYEVMVPELIVKADVNKSTEEPKPKSSNTDHEHCNKLYDRCYQRLMYLKKKLKAYRAENKRLRALTCDGDTCKGILNDAEIEILEKRYKRCEKWSKDTLEQALWLKLACGNAGYTQLRKQNIPLPSLQTLAHMRHVEFDC